From the genome of Maridesulfovibrio ferrireducens:
GGAGCCTTGACGCCATGACTCGCTGTTACAGATGGCAGAATAAAGATTGGCCCATTGAGGTTTGTTTCAGGCGGGATATTTCAAAAGCGCAAAGCATTGTAGCTAATTCCAGAAGAATTGGTCTGATGGAGCTTGTCGAGCTTGATGCACAGCATCTGGCTTCGGCTTATGAGCTTCCGGTCCCCGAAACGGTTCTGGCCCGTACATCGAATCAGGCAGCCAAGGCTGCTAAACGGATCGGATACCCTGTGGTTCTTAAGGTTGCTTCGCCGCAGATATCCAGAAAAGAAGAGCTTGGGCTGGTTGTTACGGATCTCAATACTCCGCAGGAACTGCGAAGGGCCTTTTTAGAGATAACTTCCCGTGCCGCCAGAAGATGTAAAGATGCCTATATTACAGGTTGTCTTGTTCAGGCCATGGGACCGAAAGATTCGCATGAAGTTATAATTTCTTTCAGGCGTGATGCCCAGTTCGGACCGCTTATCCGGTTCTCTCTTGGGGGCATTCATGCTGATATGCTTGGTGATGTTTCATCAAGACTGGCTCCTCTCGCTCTTAACGATGCACAGGAAATGATTCGCGAAATAGCGGCGTATCCTATTTTGCGCGGAGCCAGATCTGGAGCCGCAATAGATTTAGGGGCGTTGGAAGATATATTGCTCATGGTTTCTCAGATGGCATCAGATCTACCGGAGATTCAGGAAGCAGAATTCAGCCCCATTATTGTGGGACCGGATGGGGCGGTTGTCGCCAATATGCGTATGACCATCGGTTAAAATTTAAAATTTAAGGAGTAACTTTCATGCCCGGTTTATATATAGGCTCCACCAGCGGATATTCCGGTAAGAATATGATCGTTATGGGACTTGGTCTGTATTTTCAGAAAGCAGGCGTCAGTCTTGGTTACATGAAACCGGTTGGAGCTATTCCAGTTGAAGTTGACGGGTGTCTCGGCGACGAAGACGCTTTTTTCCTTCAAGAGGTTTTAGGTGTTTCCAACCCGGCTAAAGTAGTTACTCCGGTTGTAGTTACCCATGATTTTAAGGTTCAGGCTTTTAATGGAAGATGTGAAGACCACGTTGAGCCTATTGTTCAGGCTTACGAAAAAATAAGCGCGGACAAAGATCTTACTCTGGTTGCAGGGTCAGGTTCCATGTATTCCGGCAAATATTGCGGGGTAGACGGGGTTCACCTTGTTAAAACTCTGGGAATTAAATGCATTGTTATTGATAGATTTCAGAAAGAGTTGAACTACGACTATCTGGTGGTACTCAAAGAAACCCTCGGTGATAATATGATCGGGGTTATTCTGAATGATATTCCTCCTACTTTCATGGATGAAATAACCTCACTCATTAAACCTTTTCTTGAAAGAAAAGGAGTTAAAGTGCTGGGCGTAATCCCTAAAGATTCGCTCATGGGAACCATAAAAGTTTGTGATCTTGCAGAGCATCTGGGTGGTAAGATTATTTCGGCTCATAGTAAAAAAGATCAGCCTGTGGAAAGCTTTTTGATTGGAACTATGCAGGTCGAAAATTTTATGACTCATTTTCGTAAGCATCGTAATTCCGCTGTGATTGTAGGCGGAGACAGATCAGATGTTCAGCTTGTTGCGCTTGAGGGAGAATGCCCCTGTCTAGTGCTGACCGGAAATCTTTATCCGAATGATATTATTTTAACTCGTTCAGAAGTTTTGGGGACTCCAATCATTGTAGTGAGGGATGACACTTTTTCTGTAGCGAAAAAAATGGAAGACATTCTTTCGCGTCATAAACTGCGTGAACCTGCCAAAATCAAGCACGGAGTTGAGCTTGTTGAGTCGCATATCGACTTTGCATTTATTAAAAATGAACTCGGGCTCAAATACTAGTTATTACTCAGCCCCGCACGGCATGCCGTGCGGGGCTGTTTTTTATGTAAAAAGCGGATTGTTTTTCTTTTCGTGAATGACTGAGGTCATAGGGCCGTGACCTGGATAAATTTGTGTTTCGTCCGGAAGAATGAATATTCTGGTTCTGATGGAATTCAATAAAGTTTCGCTGTCACCGCCGGGAAAGTCTGTTCTACCTACAGCTATCATGAATATTAAATCTCCGACGAATACACAGCTAAGTGCCGGGAAAAAAAATGAAAGACTGCCGACGGTATGACCGGGCGTGGCGAGTACCATCATTGGTTGATCAAATATAAACTGTTTTCCGGGCTTCAGGTCGGTTACTTCGAAGTCTAAAAGATGTGGAAATTCTTTTGATCCTCCGTATGAGAAAGACACTTCGTTCAGGTAGTGATCTTCGATGTTCCCATAAATCTGAGCTCCGGTCATTTTTTGCAGTTCACTCACTCCTCCGATATGATCTAAATGCATATGAGTCAGGTAGATGGACTTAAGATTGAGATTTCTGCCTTTGATCGCCTCTAAAAGGGGTTGCGGCTCCGGAGCACAGTCTATTACAATTGCCTCTTTGCCGTAGGTCAGCAGGTAACAGTTTGTTTCTAGAGGGCCGAGAACAAACGTTTCAACTGTAATATTTGTCATTTTTACAAACTCTTGACTGTGTGCCGGCAATAAGGTGAATTTAAATTAATGTTCTGCGAAAATAACTTTTCAACAATTAGTCAGGATTTAAAATGCTTTACTTTTTAGGAAACTGTCAAATGGATTTCCTCAGTCGTGCTGTTAGCAAACTGGGGTATGATTGCGTGTACAAAGTGTTAGCTTCACCTTTTACATATAACAGTTCTCCCGGTATTATTCCGCAAGAGTTACTTGATAAAGATGTAAATCTCGGACTTGCAGATTTTTATCATGACCGCAGTCTTTCCAACCAGTTTGAAATGATTTCTTCTGCTGAGCCGGAACCGGAAGCTATTGTAATTAATCTGTTCCATGAAAGCAGTCCACTTTTTATTAATAATACCCAGAAATATATATTCTTTATTGATCCTAAGGCATGGACATATCATCCAGCTCTTGAGGAATGGATGAAAGCTGGATTCGGTATGATTCAGGTAAATCCTGCTACCTATATGAAGCGATACGAGGAAATGCTCAAGAATATTCGCGAAAAATTTCCTTTGGTGCCTATTCTGGTTGTTTCAAGACTTTCCCATTTTCCGGCGTTCGGTCCCGAACCTTATTCCTATCTTGAGGGATGGAACGATTTGTGGAAATACAGCGGTGCAATATTCAATCGCTGGGAAAACAATATTTCTGATTTAAATGTCGTTGATATGGACAGAGTTTTTGCCGGAATATGGGCTTCGTCCGAGAAAAAAATTGAAGCTCACTGTCCTTTTTTGAAGTTTAAATTAGCGGAAGAAAATAATGTGGTAACAGGTATTCATGCCAGCCGTGATATTGAACATGTCGGTTCAACGTGGCCTGTTTTAGCAGCTAAGATAACAGAGTTTATCGAGAATGGTAAAATCAGTTATTCCGCAAATGAAGTGAAACCGGATGAGTGGAATCATCCGTGGCAGCCTGTAAAATATTCTGAGGAAGAGCTACTCAAAATGCTCGCATCAGGAGCAAATTATCTATGCGCTAGCGCAATAGGTAAATTTTTTGTTAATCTTGAGAAGGATTATACAGCGTTGCTGGTCAGGACGGCTGAATACACACCAGTATGCCACAACACATTGCATATGATTAAAACATATGGCCGAATCTGGAGAAATCCAGATCTTTCGCAGTGGTGTCAGGCTCATCGAAAAAATGTGATTGCGTTTACCGCAAACGGGCCGCTTTATACAGAAGATTACTTGCAACGATTGGACGAAGTAGAAAAATATGCCTTGGGAGAGATCTAAACGGTTGAGACCGCATGAAGGTTATTGCTCTTCGTGCGCAGCCTGCATCCCGAATTTATCTAATATCAGCTGAAGTTCTCCTGTCTTTTTCATGTTTTCCAGTTCCTTGTTGAATTTTTTTACAAATTCAGGAGGAGCGAATTCTTTGGAAAAACCAATGTAGTAATTTATATTTTTATTAGCTCCTGCGAACTGGATGTTATCAAGATTTAGTTTTTCGATCATTGCAAAGCCTACCTCCTTATTGGAATAGACTGCATCAACACGGCATTTAGAAAGTTTTTTGAAAGGAGCTATGTCGTCTGGAGTTGTATCAATACTGATTCTTCCTCTGAGTGGCTTACTTATTTTTATGAGCTCATTTGATGTGTTTGAAGGACCGTATACTCCTACGCGCTTGCCTCTGAGGCTGTAGATGTTTTTATAATTGATTGGTGTTGTCGTACATTCAAAAAAGCCATATTGGGTATTAAGAATCGGGAGTGAAAATGTCATCCATGATTCTCTTTGTTTGTTTTTTCCTATTAAAAAAAGAGCTTGCACTTCACCTTTTTTAAACATGCTTTGCGATCTTCTCCAAGGTCGCAGTATGATTTCATAGTTGGTCTCCAACTTCACACAGATTTTTTTAATGATTGCCGCACCGGGGCCTTGGACTTCGCCATTTTCTAAATATGAAAACGGTGGAAAATCCTGAGTGGCGAAAGTTATTTTGTCTTTCGCATTTACAGGAAGAGATGTGAGGCACAACAGCAGAGTCATAATTGCGAATATTATTTTCGGCAAAGCAGGCTCCTTAAAAGAAAATCCCGCTGAAGATTAGTCTTCAACGGGATTTAGAATAACATTTGGATTAGTCTTCTGCAATGCTGCTTTGAAATTATTTAGGAGGTTGTTTCTCCGCTTTCAAAGCACCGAGTAAAGCTTCATCAAGTGAAGGGTGCGGGAAAATTACTTTGTGCAGATCTTCTTCAGTCCATGCTTCTTGAACAATCATAGCAGCAGCAGTCGTGAAGCCGGACACATGGTGTCCTACAGCGGTAATTCCTACTACTTTATCATCCAGCCATACCACCTTCACAAAGCCCTGAGTTGCGGCATATGACTGCGCAATGGGATTGGCTACCAACTGGAACGAAGATACTTTTATCTCACCTTTTCCTTCAAGGTCGCTGACCATCTGCCCGACACGCATGGTTTCGGGTGATCCATAGAGAATTGAAGGGATGGGAGCATGAGTGTACGGACCTTTGTCTTTTCCGGTAATCCTGCGCACAACATATCCGGCTTGATGGCTGGCTGCGTGAGCAAGCAGCGTTTTACCGTTTAAGTCTCCGATCGCATAAATATTCGGTGCTGCTTCAAGGTTTTCATCAACCTTCACAAAGCCGGGACCTACGGTTGAAGCTCCGCAGTTTTCGAGACCTAGGTCTTTCGAATTAGGGCGTCGTCCAATGGCAATCAGAGCTTTATCCGCGATTATTTCATCACCGTCTTCGGTGCGCAAAACAGCTTTGCCGTTTTCAGCAGTAACGGATTTTACTTTCACGCCCAGTCTGATGTCCCATTTATGACGCTTGAAAACAGAGCGCAACGTTTTGGATACTTCTGGATCTTCATACACAGCGATTCTGTCAAGAGCGTCCACAACTGTAATTTTAGTTCCGGTTCTATGGGCAATTTGAGCCATTTCCAAACCGATAAAACCTGCTCCGATGACTAGAAGAGATTCAGGCATTTCAGTGAGAGCAAGAAAGCCTGTGTTGTCTAAAACCGTCTCATTGTCAGGCTCTAGCCCAGGGAAAACAGTGGGATGCGAACCTGTCGCCAGTACAAGATTTTTATATTCTAAAATAGCGGTTTCGTTCGGGTGGGAAACTTCTATTTTTCCTTGTTCAATTATTTTTGCTGTAGCGGGGTAGAAATCTATCCCCAGAGCTTTAAGCTTTTGCGCCATTGCTTTACGGGTTGCACCGATAAAGCGGTCTTTTTTTGTGCAAAGAGCTTCAAAATTTATTTTTATTTCACCTGTCGCAACTCTAGCTTTGACCTGCGCAGCAAGGTCTTCAACCGGAGAAGTTGCGCCGAGATAAAGTTTTGTGGGGATGCATCCTACATTCAGACAGGTTCCGCCGAGAAGATCTTTTTCTACCAAGGCAACTTTGATTCCGAATGTCGCAGCTTCTGTTGCTGCGTCAAAGCCGCCCGGCCCGGCTCCTACGACCACGAGGTCGTAGGAACGGATTCCGGTTGGTAAATTATTTAATGTCATCAGTGATCACCATGTCGCGCGCAGCTTTTGTCTCATCCAGTCTACTGACTGGAAGAGTAACAGGGGCGTTCTTGATAAAATCAGGATTTTGGTTTGCAAGCTTTGCAATTTCAATCAGATCATTAACGAATAGGTCGAGAGTTTCTTTACTTTCAGTTTCAGTCGGCTCAATCATCATACATTCCTTAACAATAAGCGGGAAGTAGATGGTAGGGGCATGATGTCCCTTGTCGAGAAGAGCCTTTGCCACATCCAGAGCGCGTACTCCGTTTTTGGCCTGATTTACTGCTGAAAGAACGAATTCGTGCATACAGATGCGGTTGTAAGGAATCTCAAAGTATTTTTCGAGTCTTTTGCGCATGTAGTTTGCATTGAGAACAGCATTTTCAGTTGCTCTGATAAGACCTTTGCGGCCTAAGCGGAGCATGTAGGCGTAAGCCTTTAGATAAACACCGAAATTACCATAGAAAGGAGCTACGTATCCGATTGATTTAGGAGCATCGTAGGAGAGGTAGTACTGACCGTCTTCAAGCTTTTTCACGCGGGAAATAGGCAGGAAAGGAGTCAGTTTTTCGCATACACCGACAGGCCCGGAACCGGGACCGCCTCCGCCGTGAGGAGTGGCGAGAGTTTTATGCAGATTTAGATGAACAACATCAAATCCGGCATCCCCTACGCGCATTTTTCCCATAACGGCATTCATATTTGCGCCGTCATAGTAAAGAAGAGCGTCTTTATCATGAATCATTTTGACAATTTCAGGTAGGTGTTTTTCGAACAGACCCAAGGTGTTAGGGCAAGTCATCATAACCGCTGCGACGTCGTCATCAAGAACTTCAGCGAGAGCTTCGGGAGTGATGATTCCGTCATGTGATTCAACAGAGACAACCTCGTATCCGGCAATTGTTGCTGATGCGGGGTTGGTTCCGTGAGCTGAATCAGGGCAGATAACTTTAGTTTTTTTATTGCCTTTATCTCTATGATAAGCGGCTATGAGCATTACACCTGTCAGTTCGCCGTGTGCTCCAGCCATGGGATGCATGGTGAAGTCAGCCATACCGCAGAGTTCACTCAGCAACCTTTCGGTCTCGAAAATAACTTCGAGCGCTCCCTGGCAAAGATGACCGGCTCCTTTGAGCTGAGATACTGCCGGATGCAGTCTTGCGAAACCGGGCAGAGCAGCAACCTGCTCTGTGAATTTAGGATTGTATTTCATTGTGCATGAACCAAGGGGGTAGAAATTGGAGTCCACCCCGTAGTTTTTCATGGACAATTTAGTGAAATGGCGAACAACATCAAGCTCGGAAAGGGACGGCATGCCTGAGCCTTTGCGCAGCAGTTCAGACGGAATATAGTATTCTACCTTGGTTGCAGGCTTTTCAGGCCACACACCTTCACGTCCGGGTACGGATTTTTTGAATACGGTTCCCATTAGAGTTCCCCCCGCAGTATTTCAGCAAAGATGCCGATTTGTTCTTCCGTGGTCTTTTCAGTGCATGCTACGAGCAGTTCGTTTTCAAGACCTTCGTAGTAGCGTCCCAGCGGGAAGCCGGGGATTATTCCGCGTTTTGTAAGTTTGTCGATAACTTCAAAGGCGTTGACCGGAAGAGTTATTGCAAACTCGTTACCGAACGGGCCTTTAGTGAAAAGTTCCACTCCGGGAATGGCGGTGAGTCTTTCGGATGCGTAATGAGCACGCTCGATTGAAAGCAGCGCTGTACGATGCAAGCCTTCTTCACCGAGCAGACAGAGATGGATCAGAGTACGAAGTGCGCATAATGCCTGATTAGAGCAGATGTTTGAGGTCGCTTTGTGTCTTCTGATGTGCTGTTCTCTTGCTTGAAGAGTCAGAACATAACCAGTCCTGCCTTCACTGTCTTCAGTACGTCCGGCTATGCGGCCGGGCATCTGACGAATAAGAGCTTTGGTACAGGTCATTATTCCAAGGTAAGGTCCACCGAATGAAAGAGGCTGTCCTACACTCTGTCCTTCTGCAACAGCAATATCAGCGCCCATCTCTCCAGGTGTCTTTAAGACTGCCTGCAATACTGGATAGGTCGACATGATTGCAATAGCTTTATGTTCGTGGGCTGTTGCGAAAAGGTTGGTGAAGTCATTCACTGATCCGAAAAAGTTGGGATTCTGAACGATTACGGCGGCGGTATCGTTATCGATTGCGGCTGTAAATGACTTGATGTTTGTACGGCCGTGATTGTGCGGTACTGTGACAAGTTCAAGGTTCAGATTGGTTGTATATGAGTCAAGCATAACCCTGTAAATGGGGTTGAGTGCTTCACTCACAATGATTTTGCGGCGTTTTGTTTTGCGTACAGCCATGAGGGTTGCTTCGTATAAAGCTGTACCACCGTCATATACAGACGCATTGGCATAATCAAGATCCATAAGTCTTGCCATTGCAGTCTGGTACTCAAAAATGGCCTGCAAAGTTCCTTGAGAAGCTTCGGGCTGATACGGAGTATATGCTGTGTAAAATTCGCTGCGGGAAACAAGTGCATCAACTGCGGTAGGGATGAAGTGGTCGTAAAATCCGGCGCCGAGAAAACTTGTGAGATCTGTGGTATTTCTTGCAGCCAGTTGTTCCATTTTTTGCAAAACGGCCATTTCGCTGTTGCCTTTAGGAAGGTTAAAGCTTTTAGGTCTTAGTTCTGCCGGAATTTCAGCAAACAAGTCATCCACGGAGTTTACGCCGATCACTTCAAGCATTTCCCGTACTTGTTCCGGGGAATGGGGTACGTAAGGCATTTAGTCCTCCGATGAAAAAGTTACTTCCCCGCATGCCTAAAGCGGCTGGCGGGGAAGATTCAGTTTATTATATAATGTATGATATGTCCGGATTAGTGGGCATCTTCTTCTGTTACTTCCTGATAGGCTGATGCGTCCATAAGATCTTCAGTAGGTCCGGTGATTTTAACTTTGATCAGCCAGCCTTCTCCATAAGGATCGTCATTCACTTTTTCAGGAGCGTCTTCAAGACTCTCATTTACAGCGATTACTTCACACGCAACAGGTGCATATACTTCGCTGGCAGCTTTAACCGATTCGATAGATCCGAATTCGTCTCCAGCTTCAAATGTATCTCCTTTCTGTGGTAACTCGATGAAAGTGAGATCACCAAGCTGTTCCTGAGCAAAGTGGGTGATACCGATGGTTCCGTTTTCGCCTTCGACTTTGAGCCATTCGTGAGATTTGGCGTAAAGAAGTTCCTGAGGGATCATAAAGCCTCCTCTATGAGTGCTCTTGATTTAAGTTATTTTGAGTGGTCCTTTGTAAGGACTTTCTTCTGATAGCATTCCTGCTTAAGAAATAAAAGTCTTACGGATAGAGTAATTCAAGATAATTACCTTATAAAATTAGCCGACAAAGAAAAAGTACAATATTTGTCTAATTGGTAACCAATATAAGCGTGTTACTCTTGCTTGTCTTTTGGCGAAGAAAAGCATACGCAAAGGAACATAGTCGCTTTTCGTTGTTTATGAAATGTTCATGAAATAATAAGTTATTTTTTTGGGAGTAGCCCTTAATGGATTGGGTTTCAGGTGATAGAGAAATAATTTCAGTCAGCACCGCAGGTCGCGATTGGAAGATTGAACGAACTGCCGATCTTGAGAGTTTATGGAACTCTATCGGTGAAGATGATTTCGGTGATGACGAACGTTTACCGTATTGGGCAGAGCTTTGGCCCGCAAGTGTTTTGCTCGGTGAATGGCTTTATCGGAATCGTTCTTTAATTAAAGGTAAGAAGTGTCTTGATCTTGGATGCGGCCTTGGTTTAACCGCCATTATAGGTGCATCGCTCGGGGCAGAAGTCGTTGCTTTCGATTATGAATATCCTCCCCTTATTTTCGCAAAAGATAATGCCGTCCTGAACGGAACGACTCAGCCGCTTTGGTTGCAGATGGACTGGCGGGAGATGGCCTTAGCTGAGAATTCATTTGATTATATCTGGGGCGGTGACATTCTTTATGAGAAAAGATTTTTTGAGCCGCTGGAAAAATTGTTCAGGCAGGTGTTAAAACCTGAAGGAACTATCTGGATGGCTGAACCGGTGAGAGACGTTTCAACTCCCGTCTGGGAGCGGCTTGAGAGTCTCGGCTGGAAAACTTCTTTACCTCTGACTGAAAAAGCAGCCTGCTGTAATGCTGAAATGACTGTTAATATTCGGGAAGTTGTTCCCGGCATATCTAATATATAAGGAGGACTAAAATGGGTAAAACTATACGTTTCGGGGTTTCTCTAGATTCAGATTTGCTGGAAAAGTTCGATAAGCTTTGTGATGAAAAAAGTTATCAGACCCGTTCTGAGGCAATCAGAGATCTTATTCGTAATATGCTTGTTGAAAAAGAATGGGATGAGACTGACGGTGAAATGGCCGGAACTCTTTCTCTGGTTTACGATCATCATCAAAGCGGTCTTTCTCAGAGACTCACCGAGTTGCAGCATGACAGCCATGGCATGATTTTGTCCACGCTGCATGTTCATTTAGATCATGACAACTGTCTGGAAGTTCTTGTTCTGAAAGGTGACGGCAAGGAGATCAAAGAACTTGCTCACAGGCTTATTTCTACCAAAGGAGTCAAGCACGGCAAGCTCGGTCTGACTACCACCGGTGAAACTCTCGTTTAAATTTAAAGTACTTTAAATATTTTATAAAATTATCAGCATGGATACCCGTACGACAGTTTTGCGGACGTATCAAATAAGGCATCAGCGCTGTGATGCCGATGGAGTAAAATGGAAGACGTTCAAAACGGTCCCTCTCAAGTAGCCATGTCAATCGACAGAGTCGGAGTTCGTGACCTTACCCTGCCTCTGGTCGTGCGGGATCGTGCATCAAAAAGCCAGCATACAATGGCTAAAGTTACTCTTTCGGTTGATCTGCCGGCCCATTTTAAGGGTACGCATATGAGTAGGTTTATTGAAGCGCTTGAAGATTGGTCCGAAGAATTGGACTATAAAAGCTTCTTTAATCTTCTCAACGATATTTTAAAAAGGCTGGAAGCTAAGAGTGCTCATGCAAAACTGTGTTTTCCTTATTGTTTGAAAAAAACTTCCCCTGTCAGCGGACGTAAAGGGTTCATGAGTTACGACTGTTCCGTTGAAGGAGAATTGATCGGCGGGCATCTGGAGTTTACTCTCGGTGTGAAAGTTCCCGTAATGACCGTTTGTCCCTGTTCAAAAGCAATCAGTGATGAGGGCGCACATAGTCAGCGGGCGGTCATACATATTAAAACGCGTTCGAAAGGGTTTGTTTGGATAGAAGATCTTATAGAAATAGCGGAAGCTTCAGGTTCCTCTCAAGTTTACTCACTTCTTAAAAGAGAAGACGAAAAATATGTGACTGAAGATTCTTTTGCAAATCCTACGTTTGTAGAAGATGTTGTTAGGAACGTTGCTAAGGGGTTAGAAAAACAGCCTAAAGTAATATGGTATAAAGTTGATGTAGAAAGTTTTGAATCAATTCACAATCATTGTGCGTTCGCAAGTATTGAAAAAAAATAAATCGTGCTTATATTATAAGTACAGGGGGCTGAGGGGAATTTCCCCATTAGTCTCCGCCAACAGCCGCTGTTGCTTCCTTGAAATACAGGTCGAGCGATGGCGGCGAACTTTTGTAGACGGCTGAAAAGCATCCGATTACAGCGTTGCTGCAAAAACCTCAAATTCTCACGTATTAAGAATACGTTTCGAGCTTGAGGTTTTTTTGCGCCGCTTACGTGGTGGCAGTTTGTGTTATGGTTGAGAGACTATTGTTTTTTTTCGAAGATAGTTCGCAGGGTTTCAATTCTTTTTCTATTGGCGGAAAAGTCTGAATATCCGATTCGTGATGCTGAACGAACCTCTATTTTGTTATTGTCTTTATCGTAAAAACATTCCAGATCATCTACGAAGCGCATAATATTGCTGGTAAATTCAGCGTGAAGATAAGCTCCTTCCAGCTTTATCACTTTGCTTCCATCCATTTGTTTAATGTTCTCCTTAAGATTTGCCATTACTGTAGCAAGCTCGCCATGTGCTTTCAGTGGGGCTATTTTGTGATTTTCATCTGATGCTTGTGATGAAACACAATTGGGGCTGGACGGACATGCTGAAAATTTCCCGTTTGTAATACCGAGATTTTTAGGTTTATTGGCGGAGCAGGCTGATATGAAAACAACTGCCAGTATGGCTAAGACGCAAAGTATAATTAATTTGTATGTCATGTCAGAACTGTAGTTTCTTTTGGGTGAGGCAGGCAAGTTTTGCTATAAAAAAAAGGGTCGGCAGGAAAACCTGCCGACCCTTTTCAGTTTTATGATATCGAGAATTTATTTGGATTCAACAGCGTGCTTCCAGCCGTCCTGACCGTTCGTCAGGATAAACAGGCGGTAGGAAGGGATTCCGTTTGCGTTAAGGTAATCAACAGTGCGTTCAGCTCCGCTTTGACCGCGCGGACAGATAACAACAACAGGTTGTGTTCCTGTTTTGAGGTCTGAAATGGAAGCATCAAGTTTAGCTGTGTCTGCACTT
Proteins encoded in this window:
- a CDS encoding class I SAM-dependent methyltransferase; the encoded protein is MDWVSGDREIISVSTAGRDWKIERTADLESLWNSIGEDDFGDDERLPYWAELWPASVLLGEWLYRNRSLIKGKKCLDLGCGLGLTAIIGASLGAEVVAFDYEYPPLIFAKDNAVLNGTTQPLWLQMDWREMALAENSFDYIWGGDILYEKRFFEPLEKLFRQVLKPEGTIWMAEPVRDVSTPVWERLESLGWKTSLPLTEKAACCNAEMTVNIREVVPGISNI
- the nikR gene encoding nickel-responsive transcriptional regulator NikR, which produces MGKTIRFGVSLDSDLLEKFDKLCDEKSYQTRSEAIRDLIRNMLVEKEWDETDGEMAGTLSLVYDHHQSGLSQRLTELQHDSHGMILSTLHVHLDHDNCLEVLVLKGDGKEIKELAHRLISTKGVKHGKLGLTTTGETLV
- the folE2 gene encoding GTP cyclohydrolase FolE2; protein product: MEDVQNGPSQVAMSIDRVGVRDLTLPLVVRDRASKSQHTMAKVTLSVDLPAHFKGTHMSRFIEALEDWSEELDYKSFFNLLNDILKRLEAKSAHAKLCFPYCLKKTSPVSGRKGFMSYDCSVEGELIGGHLEFTLGVKVPVMTVCPCSKAISDEGAHSQRAVIHIKTRSKGFVWIEDLIEIAEASGSSQVYSLLKREDEKYVTEDSFANPTFVEDVVRNVAKGLEKQPKVIWYKVDVESFESIHNHCAFASIEKK
- a CDS encoding DUF1499 domain-containing protein encodes the protein MTYKLIILCVLAILAVVFISACSANKPKNLGITNGKFSACPSSPNCVSSQASDENHKIAPLKAHGELATVMANLKENIKQMDGSKVIKLEGAYLHAEFTSNIMRFVDDLECFYDKDNNKIEVRSASRIGYSDFSANRKRIETLRTIFEKKQ